In a single window of the Flavobacterium sp. W4I14 genome:
- a CDS encoding outer membrane protein (product_source=KO:K06142; cath_funfam=3.30.910.20; cleavage_site_network=SignalP-noTM; cog=COG2825; ko=KO:K06142; pfam=PF03938; smart=SM00935; superfamily=111384), with translation MKKYLFIAFLLCTSFGAFAQKFAYVDTEYILKHLPEYKSALSQLDVASKQWQQQVDQNFSEIDRMYKAYQADQVLLTDDMRKRRENEIIEKEKQAKEFQRSKFGPDGDLFQSRVKLIKPIQDKVAEAIKQIAKSKYLDFIFDKSSEATMMIYASSSYDVSNDVIVKLGYKPGTVNN, from the coding sequence ATGAAGAAGTATCTTTTTATCGCATTCCTGCTTTGCACTTCTTTCGGTGCCTTTGCACAGAAGTTTGCTTATGTAGACACGGAGTATATTTTGAAACATTTACCAGAATATAAATCGGCACTAAGTCAATTAGATGTTGCCTCTAAACAATGGCAGCAACAGGTAGATCAGAATTTTTCTGAAATCGACAGGATGTACAAGGCTTATCAGGCCGATCAGGTTTTGTTAACCGATGATATGCGCAAGCGCCGTGAAAACGAAATTATAGAAAAAGAAAAACAGGCTAAAGAATTTCAACGTTCTAAGTTTGGTCCAGATGGGGATCTTTTTCAAAGCAGGGTAAAATTAATTAAACCCATTCAGGATAAAGTAGCAGAGGCTATTAAACAGATTGCAAAATCTAAATATTTAGACTTCATTTTCGACAAGAGCAGTGAAGCAACCATGATGATTTATGCAAGTAGCAGTTACGATGTTAGTAATGACGTAATTGTAAAATTAGGTTATAAACCAGGGACTGTAAATAATTAG
- a CDS encoding outer membrane protein (product_source=KO:K06142; cath_funfam=3.30.910.20; cleavage_site_network=SignalP-noTM; cog=COG2825; ko=KO:K06142; pfam=PF03938; smart=SM00935; superfamily=111384) — protein sequence MRKLINVFFVAAGLLFTANMASAQQKLGHINSEEVFANLPEAKAAQTTLETLGKQKQADIDAMIKEYQSKMSAAEAKQKTLSEANKETVGKELQAAGQELQDLEKRITDARTKASQDIGTKQGELFQPIQAKVATAISAVAKEKGLAYVFDIANGQGGNNLVFWDGGDDITASVKTKLGITATAAKPAAPKK from the coding sequence ATGAGAAAGTTAATTAACGTATTCTTTGTAGCAGCAGGTTTATTGTTTACAGCGAATATGGCAAGTGCACAACAAAAATTGGGTCACATTAATTCTGAAGAGGTATTTGCAAATTTACCAGAGGCTAAAGCAGCTCAAACAACTTTAGAGACCTTAGGTAAACAAAAACAAGCCGATATTGATGCAATGATCAAAGAATATCAAAGTAAAATGTCTGCTGCAGAAGCTAAGCAAAAAACTTTGAGTGAGGCTAACAAAGAAACAGTAGGTAAAGAATTACAAGCTGCGGGTCAAGAATTACAGGATTTAGAAAAACGCATTACTGATGCACGTACTAAAGCTTCGCAAGATATAGGTACTAAACAAGGTGAATTATTCCAACCTATCCAGGCTAAAGTTGCAACAGCAATTTCTGCTGTCGCTAAAGAAAAAGGTTTAGCTTACGTTTTCGATATCGCAAACGGACAAGGTGGTAACAATTTAGTTTTCTGGGATGGTGGTGATGATATTACTGCTTCAGTAAAAACTAAATTAGGAATCACTGCAACTGCTGCAAAACCAGCTGCACCTAAAAAGTAG
- a CDS encoding glutamate racemase (product_source=KO:K01776; cath_funfam=3.40.50.1860; cog=COG0796; ko=KO:K01776; pfam=PF01177; superfamily=53681; tigrfam=TIGR00067) yields the protein MQASPIGIFDSGYGGLTVFRSIADKLPDYNYIYLGDNARSPYGDHSFETIYKYTLECVEWLFAKGCHLVILACNTASAKALRTIQQRDLPAKYPGRRVLGVIRPTAEVIDGYTSSKSVGVMGTRGTVNSQSYLLEINKFFPEIKVYQQSCPMWVPLIENNEHLQSGADFFINEYCDQLLSQSAAIDCVLLACTHYPLLMPKLKKVFPDHISVLTQGEIVANSLADYLKRHPEIEEKLNKQRERHFYTSGDPIAFDEHASIFFGEQLKSDKM from the coding sequence ATGCAGGCTTCGCCAATAGGTATTTTCGATTCAGGTTACGGCGGTTTAACAGTTTTCCGGTCTATTGCCGATAAATTGCCCGATTACAATTATATCTATTTGGGCGATAATGCCCGTTCGCCCTATGGCGACCATTCTTTCGAGACCATTTATAAATATACTTTAGAATGCGTAGAATGGCTTTTTGCTAAAGGATGCCACTTGGTTATCCTGGCCTGCAACACAGCATCTGCTAAAGCGCTTAGAACGATCCAGCAGAGGGATCTTCCTGCTAAGTATCCCGGTAGAAGGGTGCTTGGCGTAATCAGGCCCACGGCTGAGGTAATAGATGGTTATACGAGCAGCAAATCGGTAGGGGTGATGGGGACCAGGGGCACGGTTAATTCTCAATCTTATCTTTTAGAGATCAATAAATTTTTTCCTGAAATTAAGGTTTACCAGCAGAGTTGCCCGATGTGGGTTCCGCTGATCGAAAATAACGAACATTTACAATCTGGCGCAGATTTTTTTATTAATGAATATTGTGATCAGTTATTGAGCCAATCGGCAGCTATCGATTGTGTACTATTGGCTTGCACGCATTACCCCTTGTTAATGCCTAAACTAAAGAAGGTATTCCCTGATCATATAAGCGTTTTAACGCAAGGCGAGATTGTAGCCAACAGTTTAGCTGATTATTTAAAGCGACATCCTGAGATCGAAGAAAAACTAAATAAACAGCGCGAAAGACATTTCTATACCAGCGGCGATCCAATTGCTTTTGATGAACACGCCTCTATTTTTTTCGGAGAGCAGTTGAAATCGGATAAGATGTAA
- a CDS encoding amidophosphoribosyltransferase (product_source=KO:K00764; cath_funfam=3.60.20.10; cog=COG0034; ko=KO:K00764; pfam=PF13537; superfamily=53271,56235), whose translation MSDQIKHECGIAFIRLLKPLSYYQQKYGTALYGLNKLYLLMEKQHNRGQDGAGIATIKLDMKPGSRYISRYRSMASNAVADIFEYVQNKFVDIQENTPELMQDTEWLKNNVSFIGEVLMGHLRYGTHGKNSIENCHPFLRQNNWMTRNLVIAGNFNMTNVDELLEQLYELGQHPKEKADTVTVLEKIGHFLDDENQELFDQYKKEGHDNVAITHKISDNLDIANILRRSAKTWDGGYSICGMVGNGDSFIMRDPAGIRPAYYYYDDEIVVAASERPALQTAFNIQFKDVKEIDPGHALIIKKNGEVSMEQFREPTERLSCSFERIYFSKGSDVEIYRERKQLGRLLSDKILQAVNYDLKNTVFSFIPNTAEVAFFGMVDGVQQYVRRHQKDILLHKKETLTDQQLEDLLSLAPRVEKLAVKDVKLRTFITQDADRSEMVAHVYDTTYGIINNHQDTLVALDDSIVRGTTLKQSIIKIVDRLHPKKIIIVSSAPQIRYPDCYGIDMSRMGQFVAFDAAIQLLTERGMWQVIEDVYTKCKASLLLPKEEIVNHVKEIYKPFTPEEISAKIAQIITPKGTVAEVEVIYQSLENLHEACPKNKGDWYFSGNYPTPGGNKVVNKAFVNWKEGNNQRAY comes from the coding sequence ATGAGTGATCAGATAAAACACGAATGCGGAATCGCTTTTATTCGCCTGTTAAAACCACTTTCTTACTACCAGCAAAAGTACGGTACAGCACTTTACGGCCTTAACAAGTTATACCTTTTAATGGAAAAACAGCATAACCGGGGCCAGGATGGCGCAGGTATTGCCACCATTAAACTGGATATGAAACCAGGCAGTAGGTACATCAGCCGATACCGGAGCATGGCATCTAATGCGGTAGCAGATATCTTCGAATATGTACAGAACAAATTTGTCGATATCCAGGAAAACACCCCTGAATTAATGCAGGATACAGAATGGCTCAAAAACAACGTAAGCTTTATCGGCGAGGTGTTAATGGGCCATTTGCGTTATGGTACGCATGGTAAAAACAGTATCGAAAATTGCCACCCTTTTTTAAGGCAAAACAACTGGATGACACGTAACCTGGTAATTGCAGGTAACTTCAACATGACGAATGTTGATGAGTTATTGGAGCAATTGTACGAGTTAGGTCAGCATCCAAAAGAAAAAGCAGATACTGTAACGGTATTGGAAAAAATCGGTCACTTTTTAGATGATGAAAACCAGGAACTTTTCGATCAATACAAAAAAGAAGGACATGATAACGTTGCGATTACACACAAAATATCTGATAATTTAGATATTGCAAATATCCTTCGCCGTTCGGCCAAAACCTGGGATGGGGGTTATTCGATCTGTGGTATGGTGGGTAATGGCGATTCGTTCATTATGCGCGATCCGGCAGGTATCCGTCCGGCATATTACTATTATGATGATGAGATTGTTGTAGCGGCATCTGAAAGACCAGCTTTACAAACCGCATTTAATATCCAGTTTAAAGATGTTAAAGAGATCGATCCTGGTCATGCTTTAATTATCAAGAAAAACGGCGAGGTAAGCATGGAGCAGTTCCGTGAGCCTACCGAAAGATTATCGTGCTCGTTCGAGCGCATCTATTTCTCAAAAGGAAGTGATGTTGAAATTTACCGTGAGCGTAAGCAGCTTGGCCGTTTATTAAGCGATAAGATCCTTCAGGCGGTTAATTACGATTTAAAAAATACAGTATTCTCATTTATTCCAAATACAGCAGAAGTTGCGTTTTTCGGAATGGTTGATGGTGTACAGCAATATGTGCGCAGGCACCAGAAAGATATACTTTTACACAAAAAAGAAACCTTAACAGATCAGCAGCTTGAAGACCTGTTATCTTTAGCGCCCCGTGTAGAAAAGCTGGCGGTTAAGGATGTAAAACTGAGAACTTTTATCACTCAGGACGCAGACCGTAGCGAAATGGTGGCGCACGTTTACGATACTACCTATGGTATTATCAATAACCATCAGGATACTTTAGTGGCACTTGATGATTCGATTGTACGTGGTACAACCTTAAAGCAGAGTATCATTAAAATTGTTGACCGTTTACACCCTAAGAAAATTATTATTGTTTCTTCTGCACCTCAGATCCGTTACCCTGATTGTTATGGTATCGATATGAGTAGGATGGGGCAGTTCGTGGCTTTTGATGCGGCTATTCAGCTACTAACGGAGCGTGGCATGTGGCAGGTGATCGAAGATGTTTACACGAAATGTAAAGCTTCCTTACTTTTACCAAAAGAGGAAATTGTAAACCACGTTAAAGAAATTTATAAACCGTTTACTCCTGAAGAAATTTCGGCTAAAATTGCACAGATTATTACGCCAAAAGGTACTGTTGCTGAGGTTGAAGTAATTTATCAAAGTTTAGAAAACTTGCACGAAGCTTGTCCGAAAAACAAAGGTGACTGGTATTTCTCCGGAAATTATCCAACCCCGGGTGGTAACAAAGTGGTAAATAAAGCTTTCGTTAACTGGAAAGAAGGAAATAACCAAAGGGCTTATTAG